A genomic stretch from Erigeron canadensis isolate Cc75 chromosome 9, C_canadensis_v1, whole genome shotgun sequence includes:
- the LOC122583261 gene encoding uncharacterized protein LOC122583261, whose translation MTKDKNKNNNPVVATPLSSYQYPILNNSNYTLWALRMKKILVANGIWDIVEGTGTSKEIDIKKDSSTSAYLFQGLPVDLQMQVAGCETAKEIWDSLKARFVGTEDVQQAHSLQLKSEFERLVMKEDESIDSFSGKMMSIITKAATCGLTFDEQTKVRKLLNAVPDKFIPIVATIEMVVDFKEAKLEEVIGKNKTYEERFKFRKESGEDNTEKLLFTRQGNGRNYERNYGNNRRGGGNQTRGRGQGRFMRDNRNEDNFDRWKKSPGDQNYPRRQLKDI comes from the coding sequence ATGAcgaaagataaaaacaaaaacaacaatcCTGTTGTTGCCACACCGTTATCTTCATATCAATACCCAATTTTAAACAATAGCAATTATACACTATGGGCATTAAGAATGAAGAAGATACTTGTGGCAAATGGAATTTGGGATATAGTAGAAGGAACGGGTACATCAAAAGAGATCGATATAAAAAAGGATAGTTCTACATCAGCATATCTATTCCAAGGATTGCCCGTAGATTTGCAAATGCAAGTTGCGGGATGTGAAACGGCAAAAGAAATTTGGGATTCATTAAAGGCTAGATTTGTTGGGACAGAAGATGTTCAACAAGCGCACTCGCTACAATTGAAGTCAGAATTTGAGAGACTAgttatgaaagaagatgaatcaATAGATTCATTTTCCGGAAAGATGATGAGTATTATTACAAAGGCTGCTACATGTGGACTGACATTTGATGAACAAACAAAAGTGCGGAAATTACTCAACGCAGTACCAGATAAGTTTATACCAATAGTAGCAACCATTGAAATGGTTGTTGATTTCAAGGAAGCAAAATTGGAGGAGGTTATTGGGAAAAATAAGACTTATGAAGAAaggtttaagtttagaaaagaaAGTGGAGAAGATAATACTGAAAAGTTGTTGTTCACACGTCAAGGGAATGGCAGAAATTATGAACGCAACTATGGAAACAATAGACGAGGAGGTGGTAATCAGACAAGAGGAAGAGGCCAGGGAAGATTCATGAGAGATAATAGAAATGAAGATAATTTCGATAGATGGAAGAAAAGCCCTGGAGATCAAAACTATCCAAGAAGACAACTTAAAGACATATAA